A stretch of Macadamia integrifolia cultivar HAES 741 unplaced genomic scaffold, SCU_Mint_v3 scaffold_189A, whole genome shotgun sequence DNA encodes these proteins:
- the LOC122071101 gene encoding tubulin alpha chain isoform X1, whose product MRECISIHIGQAGIQVGNACWELYCLEHGIQPDGQMPSDKTVGGGDDAFNTFFSETGAGKHVPRAVFVDLEPTVIDEVRTGTYRQLFHPEQLISGKEDAANNFARGHYTIGKEIVDLCLDRIRKLADNCTGLQGFLVFNAVGGGTGSGLGSLLLERLSVDYGKKSKLGFTVYPSPQVSTSVVEPYNSVLSTHSLLEHTDVAVLLDNEAIYDICRRSLDIERPTYTNLNRLVSQVISSLTASLRFDGALNVDVTEFQTNLVPYPRIHFMLSSYAPVISAEKAYHEQLSVAEITNSAFEPSSMMAKCDPRHGKYMACCLMYRGDVVPKDVNAAVATIKTKRTIQFVDWCPTGFKCGINYQPPTVVPGGDLAKVQRAVCMISNSTSVAEVFSRIDHKFDLMYAKRAFVHWYVGEGMEEGEFSEAREDLAALEKDYEEVGAESAEGEDGDEGDEY is encoded by the exons ATGCGAGAGTGCATTTCGATCCACATTGGTCAGGCCGGTATCCAGGTCGGCAATGCATGCTGGGAACTTTACTGCCTCGAGCACGGCATCCAG CCTGATGGCCAAATGCCAAGTGACAAAACTGTTGGTGGGGGAGACGATGCCTTCAACACCTTTTTCAGCGAAACTGGTGCTGGGAAGCATGTGCCCCGTGCTGTCTTTGTAGATCTAGAGCCGACTGTTATTGATGAAGTGAGGACTGGGACGTACCGCCAGCTTTTCCACCCAGAACAGCTCATCAGTGGCAAGGAAGATGCTGCTAACAACTTCGCCCGTGGCCACTATACCATTGGGAAAGAGATTGTTGACCTTTGCTTGGACCGCATCCGGAAGCTTGCGGACAACTGCACAGGTCTCCAAGGTTTCCTGGTTTTCAATGCTGTTGGTGGTGGCACTGGATCTGGTCTTGGGTCCCTTCTATTGGAACGTCTTTCTGTTGATTATGGAAAGAAATCGAAGCTTGGTTTCACTGTTTACCCTTCTCCCCAGGTCTCAACCTCCGTTGTTGAGCCCTACAACAGTGTCCTCTCCACCCACTCCCTTCTTGAGCACACTGATGTTGCCGTACTCTTGGACAATGAGGCCATCTATGATATTTGCAGGCGCTCCCTCGACATTGAACGCCCAACATACACCAACCTCAACCGCTTGGTTTCTCAG GTCATCTCATCGTTGACTGCGTCTCTGAGGTTCGATGGTGCCCTCAATGTCGATGTTACAGAGTTCCAGACTAATTTGGTTCCCTACCCAAGAATCCACTTCATGCTTTCCTCTTATGCCCCTGTGATCTCGGCTGAGAAGGCTTACCACGAGCAACTCTCAGTAGCGGAGATCACCAACAGTGCTTTTGAGCCGTCGTCTATGATGGCCAAGTGCGATCCTCGCCACGGTAAATACATGGCTTGCTGCCTTATGTATCGAGGAGATGTTGTGCCCAAGGACGTCAATGCTGCTGTGGCTACCATCAAAACTAAACGCACAATTCAATTCGTGGATTGGTGCCCTACTGGGTTCAAGTGTGGAATCAACTACCAGCCACCAACTGTTGTTCCAGGAGGTGACCTGGCTAAGGTTCAGAGGGCTGTTTGCATGATCTCCAACTCGACCAGTGTTGCAGAGGTGTTCTCCAGGATTGACCACAAGTTTGATCTTATGTATGCCAAGCGTGCTTTTGTGCATTGGTATGTTGGTGAGGGAATGGAAGAGGGAGAATTTTCTGAAGCTCGTGAAGATCTTGCTGCCCTGGAGAAGGATTATGAGGAGGTCGGTGCTGAGTCTGCTGAGGGGGAAGATGGTGACGAGGGAGATGAGTATTGA
- the LOC122071101 gene encoding tubulin alpha chain isoform X2, which yields MPSDKTVGGGDDAFNTFFSETGAGKHVPRAVFVDLEPTVIDEVRTGTYRQLFHPEQLISGKEDAANNFARGHYTIGKEIVDLCLDRIRKLADNCTGLQGFLVFNAVGGGTGSGLGSLLLERLSVDYGKKSKLGFTVYPSPQVSTSVVEPYNSVLSTHSLLEHTDVAVLLDNEAIYDICRRSLDIERPTYTNLNRLVSQVISSLTASLRFDGALNVDVTEFQTNLVPYPRIHFMLSSYAPVISAEKAYHEQLSVAEITNSAFEPSSMMAKCDPRHGKYMACCLMYRGDVVPKDVNAAVATIKTKRTIQFVDWCPTGFKCGINYQPPTVVPGGDLAKVQRAVCMISNSTSVAEVFSRIDHKFDLMYAKRAFVHWYVGEGMEEGEFSEAREDLAALEKDYEEVGAESAEGEDGDEGDEY from the exons ATGCCAAGTGACAAAACTGTTGGTGGGGGAGACGATGCCTTCAACACCTTTTTCAGCGAAACTGGTGCTGGGAAGCATGTGCCCCGTGCTGTCTTTGTAGATCTAGAGCCGACTGTTATTGATGAAGTGAGGACTGGGACGTACCGCCAGCTTTTCCACCCAGAACAGCTCATCAGTGGCAAGGAAGATGCTGCTAACAACTTCGCCCGTGGCCACTATACCATTGGGAAAGAGATTGTTGACCTTTGCTTGGACCGCATCCGGAAGCTTGCGGACAACTGCACAGGTCTCCAAGGTTTCCTGGTTTTCAATGCTGTTGGTGGTGGCACTGGATCTGGTCTTGGGTCCCTTCTATTGGAACGTCTTTCTGTTGATTATGGAAAGAAATCGAAGCTTGGTTTCACTGTTTACCCTTCTCCCCAGGTCTCAACCTCCGTTGTTGAGCCCTACAACAGTGTCCTCTCCACCCACTCCCTTCTTGAGCACACTGATGTTGCCGTACTCTTGGACAATGAGGCCATCTATGATATTTGCAGGCGCTCCCTCGACATTGAACGCCCAACATACACCAACCTCAACCGCTTGGTTTCTCAG GTCATCTCATCGTTGACTGCGTCTCTGAGGTTCGATGGTGCCCTCAATGTCGATGTTACAGAGTTCCAGACTAATTTGGTTCCCTACCCAAGAATCCACTTCATGCTTTCCTCTTATGCCCCTGTGATCTCGGCTGAGAAGGCTTACCACGAGCAACTCTCAGTAGCGGAGATCACCAACAGTGCTTTTGAGCCGTCGTCTATGATGGCCAAGTGCGATCCTCGCCACGGTAAATACATGGCTTGCTGCCTTATGTATCGAGGAGATGTTGTGCCCAAGGACGTCAATGCTGCTGTGGCTACCATCAAAACTAAACGCACAATTCAATTCGTGGATTGGTGCCCTACTGGGTTCAAGTGTGGAATCAACTACCAGCCACCAACTGTTGTTCCAGGAGGTGACCTGGCTAAGGTTCAGAGGGCTGTTTGCATGATCTCCAACTCGACCAGTGTTGCAGAGGTGTTCTCCAGGATTGACCACAAGTTTGATCTTATGTATGCCAAGCGTGCTTTTGTGCATTGGTATGTTGGTGAGGGAATGGAAGAGGGAGAATTTTCTGAAGCTCGTGAAGATCTTGCTGCCCTGGAGAAGGATTATGAGGAGGTCGGTGCTGAGTCTGCTGAGGGGGAAGATGGTGACGAGGGAGATGAGTATTGA
- the LOC122071088 gene encoding uncharacterized protein LOC122071088, which translates to MGVCPLCLKDSLLKLCPNCANVRPCACCTSSFSSSSSFSHSSSINNPKFGPGIGAVGRVSNLIDSEPAFQCSKSNNFNFIRWRLSNKDAVAPAPDLSRGRSSLWSVFKSSRKTKKSEEEKEEKPQPEQVKMRRAKSVGIYVNPTISSFSEPAGGDNKLNREELVLSESNESFRATEDN; encoded by the coding sequence ATGGGAGTTTGCCCTCTTTGCCTCAAAGATAGTCTCCTCAAACTCTGCCCCAACTGTGCTAATGTGCGCCCTTGCGCGTGCTGTACTTCTTCTTTCTCAtcgtcttcttccttttctcactCCTCCTCTATCAATAATCCAAAGTTTGGACCTGGTATCGGAGCCGTCGGACGCGTTTCAAATCTAATCGACAGTGAGCCTGCATTCCAATGTTCCAAATCCAACAACTTCAACTTCATCCGATGGAGACTTTCCAATAAGGACGCCGTAGCACCAGCTCCTGACCTGAGTCGTGGCAGATCATCATTGTGGTCTGTGTTTAAGTCTTCGAGGAAAACGAAGAAatcagaggaagaaaaggaagagaaaccGCAGCCGGAACAGGTGAAGATGAGGAGAGCGAAATCGGTAGGAATTTATGTAAATCCAacaatttcttctttctctgaacCTGCAGGCGGCGATAACAAGTTGAATAGGGAGGAGTTGGTACTTTCCGAGTCTAATGAAAGTTTTCGGGCAACCGAAGACAACTAA